One part of the Bacillus sp. FJAT-45350 genome encodes these proteins:
- a CDS encoding ribonuclease H family protein has product MKVRIEWQYKTTKGKRSLAFTSDFQEIQEILFFAEDIEKTGRVKELVFVDEQGSEWLKKDLEKYIKSIETEPHNIVASFDGGYNVTDKEAGVGFIIHYDQSGESFRLRKNQRLEQLNSNNEAEYAALWNLLLSLEELGAHHIPVTFKGDSLVVINQLNGEWPCYEEELNRWLDRIEEKVKQLGLIPTYEAVSRKENKAADHLATQALEGVMVSSNLKL; this is encoded by the coding sequence ATGAAAGTTCGTATTGAATGGCAATATAAAACAACAAAAGGAAAGCGATCGTTAGCTTTTACTTCAGACTTTCAAGAAATCCAAGAAATTCTATTTTTTGCAGAGGATATTGAAAAGACAGGACGTGTAAAGGAATTAGTCTTCGTTGATGAGCAAGGAAGTGAGTGGTTAAAGAAGGACCTTGAGAAATACATTAAATCAATTGAAACAGAGCCACATAATATTGTTGCTAGTTTTGATGGTGGATATAATGTTACCGATAAAGAAGCAGGTGTTGGCTTCATTATTCATTATGACCAAAGTGGTGAATCCTTCCGTCTTCGAAAGAACCAACGCTTAGAACAATTGAATTCTAATAACGAGGCAGAGTATGCAGCACTTTGGAACCTCCTACTCAGTCTTGAGGAGCTAGGAGCACATCACATCCCAGTTACATTTAAAGGAGACTCTCTCGTTGTGATTAATCAGTTAAACGGAGAATGGCCTTGCTATGAGGAGGAACTTAATCGTTGGTTAGACCGTATTGAGGAGAAAGTAAAACAATTAGGTCTCATTCCTACATATGAGGCTGTTTCGAGAAAAGAAAACAAAGCAGCTGACCATCTAGCTACACAAGCATTAGAAGGCGTTATGGTTTCGAGTAACTTGAAACTATAA
- the metA gene encoding homoserine O-acetyltransferase MetA codes for MPIKVPDNLPAQEILSRENIFVMDDSRAYSQDIRPLKIVILNLMPLKETTETQLLRMLGNSPLQVEVSLLYTDTHKSKNTSEQHLSSFYKTIDEIKSKRFDGMIITGAPIEKLQFEDVDYWDELKMIMDWSSSNVTSTLHICWGAQAGMYHHYGVPKYELEKKKFGVFQHTVNKSNVKLLRGFDDVFLAPHSRHTDVRREDIEQIPDLEILSESEDAGVYLVASKNGRQIFVTGHSEYDCCTLQEEYERDVKRGVDIDLPENYFPDNDPTKQPFLQWRAHSNLLFSNWLNYYVYQETPYDLNLGAGI; via the coding sequence ATGCCAATTAAAGTACCAGATAACTTACCAGCACAGGAAATTTTATCGAGGGAAAATATCTTTGTAATGGATGATAGTAGAGCCTACTCACAGGATATTCGTCCTTTAAAGATTGTCATTTTAAACCTCATGCCATTAAAAGAAACGACAGAAACTCAATTACTTCGTATGCTTGGAAACTCACCACTACAGGTAGAGGTGTCACTTTTATATACTGACACTCATAAGTCAAAAAATACGTCGGAACAGCATCTTTCTTCTTTTTATAAGACGATTGATGAAATCAAATCAAAACGTTTTGATGGCATGATAATTACAGGTGCTCCAATCGAAAAGCTTCAATTTGAAGATGTCGATTATTGGGATGAACTTAAGATGATTATGGACTGGAGTAGTTCAAATGTTACATCTACTCTACATATATGCTGGGGTGCACAAGCAGGAATGTATCATCATTATGGAGTTCCTAAGTATGAATTAGAAAAGAAAAAGTTTGGAGTCTTCCAACATACAGTAAATAAATCGAATGTTAAGCTTTTAAGAGGTTTTGATGATGTATTCTTAGCGCCACATTCTCGTCATACCGATGTGAGAAGAGAAGATATTGAACAAATTCCTGACCTTGAAATACTAAGTGAATCAGAGGATGCTGGAGTGTATCTCGTTGCATCAAAAAATGGCCGTCAAATTTTTGTGACAGGTCATTCAGAATATGATTGCTGTACATTGCAGGAAGAATATGAACGTGATGTAAAACGAGGTGTGGACATTGATTTACCAGAGAACTACTTCCCTGACAACGACCCAACAAAACAACCTTTTTTACAATGGCGTGCCCATTCTAATCTGCTATTTTCAAATTGGTTAAACTATTATGTATATCAAGAAACTCCGTATGATTTAAATTTAGGAGCAGGAATCTAA